One window from the genome of Metabacillus flavus encodes:
- a CDS encoding MFS transporter, whose product MKGTLSKQRWIRLIPIAFITYSLAYLDRANYGFGAAGGMAEDLHITAAMSSLLGSLFFLGYFFFQIPGAHYAENKSAKKLIFWSLILWGGLATATGLITNVNLLIVIRFMLGVVESAVMPSMLVFLSHWFTKAERSRANTFLILGNPATVLWMSILSGYLVESVGWRWMFILEGLPALIWAFFWWKLVNDDPKDAKWLNEQEKRDLQMQLDQEQQGLKPVKNYAEAFKSKTVILLSLQYALWSIGVYGFVMWLPSIIKAAPNMDIVTTGWLSSVPYILAIIGMLSASYFSNKTLNRSAFVWPFLLIGALAFYGSYLIGTSNFWLSFVLLIIAGGAMYAPYGPFFAIIPEILPRNVAGGAMALINSMGALGSFAGSYLVGYLNGTTGGFGASYLFMSGALLLSAIITIFAVKNTAAARHQSAVKSA is encoded by the coding sequence GCGGGAGGAATGGCGGAGGATCTGCATATCACGGCAGCGATGTCATCGCTGCTCGGGTCGCTTTTCTTCCTGGGGTACTTCTTTTTTCAAATTCCGGGAGCTCATTATGCGGAAAATAAAAGTGCAAAAAAGCTGATTTTCTGGTCACTTATTTTATGGGGCGGACTGGCAACGGCTACGGGATTGATTACAAACGTGAACCTTCTGATTGTCATCCGCTTCATGCTGGGAGTCGTAGAAAGTGCTGTTATGCCGTCCATGCTAGTTTTTTTAAGCCACTGGTTTACGAAAGCGGAACGGTCCAGGGCGAATACTTTTCTTATTCTTGGAAATCCGGCAACTGTGCTGTGGATGTCGATTCTATCCGGATATTTAGTAGAATCCGTTGGCTGGCGCTGGATGTTTATTTTGGAAGGGCTGCCGGCATTAATCTGGGCATTCTTCTGGTGGAAGCTCGTTAATGACGATCCAAAGGACGCCAAATGGCTGAACGAGCAGGAAAAAAGAGACCTGCAAATGCAGCTGGATCAAGAGCAGCAAGGCTTGAAGCCTGTGAAAAATTACGCAGAAGCATTTAAATCTAAAACGGTTATTCTGCTCAGTCTTCAATATGCGCTTTGGAGCATAGGGGTTTACGGGTTTGTGATGTGGCTTCCTTCTATTATTAAAGCAGCGCCGAACATGGACATTGTCACGACAGGATGGCTTTCCTCTGTGCCTTATATTTTAGCGATTATCGGAATGCTGTCCGCGTCTTATTTCTCAAATAAAACGCTTAACCGAAGTGCTTTTGTCTGGCCGTTCCTGCTGATTGGAGCACTCGCGTTTTATGGTTCCTATCTAATTGGAACGAGCAATTTCTGGCTGTCTTTTGTTTTGCTCATTATTGCAGGAGGAGCGATGTACGCCCCATATGGTCCGTTCTTTGCCATCATTCCGGAGATTTTGCCACGTAATGTCGCAGGCGGCGCTATGGCGCTCATCAATAGCATGGGGGCACTCGGATCATTTGCAGGTTCCTACCTTGTTGGTTATTTAAATGGGACAACAGGAGGATTTGGGGCTTCCTATCTTTTCATGTCAGGTGCCCTGCTTCTGTCAGCGATTATTACGATTTTTGCCGTAAAGAATACAGCTGCAGCCAGACATCAATCTGCCGTAAAAAGCGCTTAA
- a CDS encoding bifunctional 4-hydroxy-2-oxoglutarate aldolase/2-dehydro-3-deoxy-phosphogluconate aldolase encodes MRANAIQESGVVAVIRGANPNTIVPIAQALKDGGVTALEITMENPKAIQVIERLNEEFNEEVLVGAGTVLDPETARTAISAGAKFIFSPTVSLGTIRMAKRYGVISVPGAMTPTEILTAYEAGADLVKVFPANVLGPEFLKAVAGPLPHIPLMPTGGIGLDNMEAFLKAGAAAIGVGSTLVSGGMAADGDSLIKLTERARQFSECVRGFQVK; translated from the coding sequence ATGAGAGCAAATGCAATTCAGGAAAGCGGTGTTGTAGCCGTTATAAGAGGGGCTAATCCGAATACGATTGTTCCGATTGCTCAGGCCCTGAAGGATGGCGGGGTAACCGCCCTTGAAATTACGATGGAAAACCCGAAGGCGATCCAGGTGATTGAACGGTTAAACGAGGAGTTCAATGAAGAGGTTTTAGTAGGAGCGGGGACGGTACTGGATCCGGAGACGGCAAGAACAGCGATCTCAGCCGGAGCGAAATTTATTTTTTCACCGACTGTCAGCTTGGGCACAATCCGTATGGCAAAGCGATACGGGGTCATCAGTGTACCTGGTGCAATGACTCCTACTGAAATTCTCACTGCCTATGAAGCGGGAGCAGATTTAGTGAAGGTATTTCCAGCAAATGTTTTGGGGCCAGAATTTTTAAAGGCAGTAGCAGGACCGCTTCCCCATATACCGCTCATGCCGACAGGCGGAATCGGCCTCGATAATATGGAAGCCTTCCTGAAGGCTGGGGCAGCAGCAATTGGTGTGGGGAGCACGCTGGTTAGCGGCGGAATGGCGGCTGATGGGGACAGTCTGATCAAGCTTACGGAGAGGGCGCGCCAATTCAGTGAATGTGTCCGCGGTTTCCAGGTGAAATGA
- a CDS encoding LacI family DNA-binding transcriptional regulator, translated as MKRVTMADVATAAGISKSTVSQFLNGRFEYMGQETKDRIKKAIDELGYHPNYIARSLKQKRTSLIGIIAANIVHTVSTEMSRAIEDYFQEKDIQVIFCNSYEDENKEKKYIESMRARQVDGLVIFPTGKNPELYKKLESEKYPVVFVDRKLDGIDVNTVVVDNRDAMDQAVGHLLKEGHEKLAILTPPPTIFPRRERVAGFIEALEKRGEPVNEHFMRSVEISEMVSVLEEMFANGKGPTALIAGNDLTYFEVMKFARKNEIRIGRNLALVVFDNIEMAAISEPALTVIDQPAYEMGMKAADLLFEQISGKSDKTGLFVFQTELKIRESSTTIGG; from the coding sequence ATGAAACGCGTAACGATGGCAGATGTAGCCACAGCAGCTGGAATCAGTAAAAGCACAGTCTCTCAATTTTTAAACGGACGATTTGAATATATGGGTCAGGAAACGAAGGATCGGATCAAAAAAGCGATAGATGAGCTCGGGTATCATCCAAATTATATAGCAAGAAGCCTGAAGCAAAAAAGAACGTCGCTTATCGGCATTATCGCCGCCAATATCGTTCATACCGTTTCCACGGAGATGAGCCGGGCGATCGAGGATTATTTTCAGGAAAAAGACATCCAGGTGATTTTCTGCAATTCTTATGAAGATGAGAATAAGGAAAAAAAGTATATCGAAAGCATGAGAGCGAGACAGGTTGACGGACTCGTGATTTTTCCTACTGGGAAAAACCCTGAGCTCTATAAAAAGCTTGAGTCAGAGAAGTACCCTGTGGTATTCGTTGACCGCAAACTGGATGGGATCGATGTGAATACGGTGGTTGTCGACAACCGGGATGCAATGGATCAGGCTGTCGGTCACCTTTTGAAGGAAGGCCATGAAAAGCTTGCGATTTTAACGCCGCCTCCAACGATCTTTCCAAGAAGAGAGCGGGTGGCCGGATTTATAGAAGCACTTGAAAAACGAGGGGAACCGGTCAATGAGCATTTCATGAGATCTGTTGAAATTTCGGAGATGGTATCGGTCCTTGAAGAGATGTTTGCTAACGGGAAAGGGCCGACCGCACTTATTGCCGGGAATGATCTGACGTATTTTGAAGTGATGAAGTTCGCCCGTAAAAATGAAATCCGTATCGGCAGAAATCTCGCTCTCGTTGTCTTCGATAATATTGAAATGGCGGCCATATCTGAGCCTGCTCTCACGGTAATTGACCAGCCCGCCTACGAGATGGGTATGAAGGCTGCGGACTTATTATTCGAACAAATCAGCGGCAAATCTGATAAAACGGGATTATTCGTATTCCAGACGGAGTTGAAGATTAGAGAATCATCAACCACGATCGGAGGATGA